A window of the Lactuca sativa cultivar Salinas chromosome 7, Lsat_Salinas_v11, whole genome shotgun sequence genome harbors these coding sequences:
- the LOC111890512 gene encoding uncharacterized protein LOC111890512 codes for MGVIIIDGSTVRAFVNDETQFKTSVDAQFDSLDVNNDGVLSRSEMRKAFESMRLLEAHFGVDTALPPEELTRLYDSVFLGFDEDQNGTVDLEEFRSEMKKIMLAIADGLGSSPIQMAVEDDDQSFLKKAADLEAAKISESS; via the coding sequence ATGGGTGTAATAATCATCGACGGGTCCACCGTACGAGCCTTCGTGAACGACGAAACTCAGTTCAAAACCAGCGTCGACGCCCAGTTCGATTCCCTCGATGTCAACAACGACGGCGTTCTATCCAGATCCGAGATGCGTAAGGCTTTTGAGTCCATGAGGTTGCTGGAAGCTCACTTCGGAGTTGACACCGCCTTGCCCCCGGAGGAGCTTACCCGTCTCTACGattctgtgtttctgggcttcgATGAAGACCAGAACGGCACCGTTGATCTGGAGGAGTTTAGGTCGGAGATGAAGAAGATCATGCTCGCCATTGCCGATGGGTTGGGGTCTTCGCCGATTCAGATGGCGGTGGAAGATGATGATCAGAGTTTTCTGAAAAAAGCAGCTGATTTAGAAGCGGCGAAGATATCTGAGAGTTCTTAG
- the LOC111891145 gene encoding probable E3 ubiquitin-protein ligase RHC2A has translation MASPTTTTTTTTATTAFMERLTYRCHCCNCDVSPSPSSSSSSSATTISTTSLLCPNCNCDCLEQVISNNNPNPNYPNQHSSQLSFPSFDPSIPTTTADSSRTFPFPSVTASDDNFLLDSPYLHRLINHLTNSSDSSPSTTTVTTSLHHSPTSKSAIEAIPLVKITSAFLDIDPIVLCAVCKDQFVIDDETKQLPCKHMYHPDCILPWLSNHNSCPVCRFQLPREPVNGDVKARRRSRSRVLRLGDLMEDVDDEAMLGIGFSNLQHQYMHSEFDPDVMFPLTHIGQTVEVDVLPDSGQENGLETQTPSWPNWRVNGVAVDGGDTGVNGGWIDDSDSANSMP, from the coding sequence ATGGCTtctccaaccaccaccaccaccaccaccaccgcaacTACCGCTTTCATGGAACGCCTGACCTACCGCTGCCATTGTTGCAACTGCGACGTATCCCCTTCaccatcctcctcctcctcctcctccgccACAACCATCTCCACAACCTCTCTCCTCTGCCCTAACTGCAACTGTGACTGCCTCGAACAAGTCATTTCCAAcaataaccctaaccctaattacCCAAATCAACATTCTTCTCAATTATCATTTCCATCCTTTGATCCATCTATACCGACAACAACCGCCGATTCCTCCAGGACTTTCCCCTTCCCCTCCGTCACGGCTTCCGACGACAACTTCCTCCTCGACAGCCCTTACCTCCACCGCTTAATCAACCATCTTACTAATTCCAGTGACTCGTCACCTTCCACAACGACCGTCACAACATCTCTCCATCACTCCCCTACATCGAAGTCTGCCATCGAAGCGATCCCTTTGGTTAAGATCACTTCCGCGTTCCTTGACATCGATCCGATCGTCCTCTGTGCTGTTTGTAAGGATCAGTTTGTAATTGATGACGAGACCAAGCAGTTGCCTTGTAAGCATATGTACCATCCAGATTGTATACTTCCATGGCTTTCGAATCATAACTCGTGTCCTGTATGTCGGTTCCAGTTGCCAAGAGAACCGGTTAACGGGGATGTGAAAGCACGAAGGAGGTCCAGGTCTAGGGTTTTGAGATTGGGGGATTTGATGGAAGATGTTGATGATGAAGCAATGTTGGGAATTGGATTCAGCAATCTTCAGCACCAATACATGCATTCAGAGTTCGACCCTGACGTTATGTTTCCCTTGACTCACATCGGGCAAACTGTTGAAGTCGATGTGCTACCTGATTCCGGACAGGAGAATGGCTTAGAGACACAGACACCGAGTTGGCCAAATTGGCGTGTGAATGGGGTAGCTGTTGATGGTGGAGACACCGGTGTAAATGGTGGTTGGATAGATGATTCTGATTCTGCAAATTCAATGCCTTGA